The segment AAACTGAAAGATTCCGAGGCGGAGGTAACATCAGTCACATTGCCTTACTACACTACTGTCCTCTACCGTATGGTTTGACTTCTTACTTCCTGATGCATAAACGCTGTCACTTTTCGTTGGGTGTTGATGCACTGAAAGTGTTAGACCGTGAGTGgggtgtgtgagcgtgtgttttAATGACTAGTTCTCATGTGTGAAGTTCACTGCCCCTCTCTCTGAAGTGTTACATTTTCAAATGTACTCTTATTTAACCAGGATAGTCCTCTTAGTAACAATTGTCACTGTTTTTCAGTGAGTCATACAGTTGTGAACATGTCTTTCACATTTTCTGACTCTCTCTTCTTCTGCAGCTCTCGAGGCGTCATGAGCAGATGAAGAAGAATCTGGAGGCCCAGCACAAGGAGCTGGAGGAGAAGAGACGCCAGTTTGAGGATGACCGGGCCAACTGGGAGACCAATCAGCGCCTGGAGCAACAGAGAATGGATGCCTCCAGGTAACACTGTCTGTCACGCCCCTGATCTGTAGTGCTGACTTTGGTTGTTACTAATGTAGCTCTATTTATTGTCTGTTGGATAGAGAAAAAAGCTAAACCGGACACAAAATCAACCGTCTGTGCAGAACGTAATACCAGCGTGTCCCACAAGATGTCACTGTTGTATAATCCTATCTCATCATTATATTGCCTCATGTACTACATTATCTCCTCTACAGGACTCTGGAAAAGAACAAAAAGAAGGGGAAGATATTTTAGAGACAGTCTGCAGAAACACCAAGTTGTACTTGTTGCCTGCCCGGACATCCGTGTGTGGCACCAAACCAACACCAAAGCTCTTGTACAGCCCAGCTGGGTCTGCATGTACTGTCACAATGACCGGAAGAGAGCTGCCTGTGGACTTCTCCAAGGAATGTGTTTACCTTAACGAAACTTACCGTCTTAGACAGGCCAAACCCATATATAACTGAGTACTGTTACCCCTCCCCCCCCTTGCTATATCTATTTAACAACTGATGTCTACAGTTTTATGcagagcaacaacaaaaaaattaactGTTGTACAATCATGTTTCAGGGGTTTTATTCATTTACATGCACAAAAGCTCTTCCATGATGTGGAAAGGAAAAGGAAATGGCATTAAAATCCTTTTATTTAGCAAAGTGTAACAGATAAACCTCATACTGAACAGCTCCCCATGCAATGTAGCCTAACACGAAACAACTGTCTCAGTGTCTCAACAGGAGTAATGGGAAATCTAAAGAGGCTAAAATGCACCTTTTTTATGGCTAAAGCTTTTTTCAAAATGTAACGCTTTCTTCTGATTTTAGCAAATTTCACTAGCCTTGGACCACAATTAACTtcataaatgttatatttcagttagtttatttttatatataccgAGCCAGCTAAAGTAATACTTTTTTGTATGTTCGAGAATTCTTCTGAAGCTTTGACCAGTTTCTGAAGAGGATTGACTGTTTAAAATACATTCAGTAGTCGTGCAAGCAAagagcaaaaaaaaaatatgaaaggaATATTTCTGTAACTCCACATACGTGTGATCAGATTAAGTGGGAAAGGAAAGTCAACACCACAGTTTGCTTTGGCTATGTACTCAtctgtattttttatttgtattgtacAAAGTCACTTAATAAACATGTGATGATAGACTTGCAATGCAATAAATTCTGCTAAGAGATGCATGTTGATACTGCATTACTAAATTCAGAATACCTATTATGTAGGGCTACTGAAATTTAAACAGTTTAAATGTGTTACTTATTTTGCTCTGTAGTTGAGTATTAATCTGCTTTGTCTACAAATCTCCGCCAGAAGGCAACATGGGTTTCCTTTTTTCTGCGTTTCTCAGTTGTTTTACTTTTGATGTAAGTATTCTGCCACATTGCATGCATAATATGAATGTTTTCAGAGGACTAACAGGTTATTTgcctgaaaagatttgacatatTTCACACCACAGTAATATGGATATTCCTCCATTTTCTAAAGCAATTTTTGCAAGTACTGTTAATTTGCTGACGCAAAATGTTATCAAAGTATTGGACATCACACTTGACTGAAACAATCATGCAAACACTTTCAGTGCATCCCGGTACACACTTGGTTCTTTCGATGCAAAGTTGTATGTAGCTGCTTTTGAGATCCATTAGAAGGAACCTGCAGGAATAACAGTTATCAACTATGTCATAAGAGAAGAAACACTGTCACTCAGAGAATGAGTCATAGATGCACTCAATGCTGGTAGTTTACCTTGTTCCTCTGAGCTCCTTTTACCCATCAGTCCAACAAAAGactcaaatttctgccctggaaAAGAGGTGAGAGTAGGGCTATTTCAGACTGAAAAAAGTGAATCTCCCACAGTGATCCCATTTTGACATTACACACCAGAGAGTCTCTTTTAGGAAGTGTATATGGCATGAGAACAGTTCCACCTTAGTGGATTTCATACCTTAtatcatagaattacataatTTAATAGGATATCTGCCTTATATCCCATTCATATCTTCATACGTGTAGCCTCAGTAAAATTGAATAGAAATGGTCATTGCCAACAGTGTCTAATGCATGCAACACTTACTTCTTCTTGTTACCTGGGATTTCGCTGCAAAGAGTGGAAGGGACAAAGCaaaaatgcagatgagcttttaTAGAAATAGAATATATATCCTTTAAAATATTGAATTATTACTAGAAAGTAGTTAGCCTACCAGAACCTCTTTTCCCCATAAGACCAAAGAATTGGCGTGAATCAGGTTTTCGAGTCATTCTTTTCAGGATTTCTGGCCATTTGCTCTGAATAATAAAATACACAATTTAGCTTATTCATTTGATAGTAGCCTAGGTTAATCATGATATGTTTATTATGAAGCCTATCACTGCGTGTGGCATCTTCCTAAATAGTCCACATTTCCAAATGTACAGGACAGTGCTGAAACATTTATCTTAATATCGACAATGACACTATAGGCCATTGTCAAATATTTCAAACACATTTTTGCCAATTTGAGAGAAGTATCCTACCGTTTCATTGTCTTCTCTCCAACTGTCatcaaaattgattttttggcaGAGGACAGTTGCCAAAACGAGGGAAAATACCATAACGAGTAGAATTATCTTCATTGTGGTAACAGATGTGCTGTGCGTAAAGTTGTTCCTCTTCATGcgtttattttatttgatgagaGTAACTTCACTGATAAAATCTGACTATAATGGTCTGAATAAATATTGAATTCCTATAATATCAAGAGTTTCAAAGATGCAGCCTGCTGGAATAAGCCATGGAGCAAATTTTCACAGAGAGAAGTGCGTCTATCCATTGGCGCGACATTGCAATCGGCATACCTGTGCGCGCCGGCGTTTTTATGCAGAGACAGAGCTGAAGTGGATGTCAATGTCAAGCAGTTTCGTTGTAACATAATTAGGTCATATTATGAGTCAGCAGGTTTGCCTTTGTGTTTTAATTTCTGAAGAGGCAAACCACTGTTGCATCTGTTCAACAGAGGCCTAAAATCTAAATGTCTGGAACAAGGATAGCCTACTTTTGGCACTGTGCTGGGCTCTCAATCAATCAATTCCATCCAGAAGTACAACATATACAAGTGACGTCAAAACGTCATATTTAATTCATGGCAGCCTATTTATAGCGCATTTTAAGGACCCAAAGCTGCTTTACATagtacactgctcaaataaataaagggaacactaaaataacacatcctagacctga is part of the Coregonus clupeaformis isolate EN_2021a chromosome 28, ASM2061545v1, whole genome shotgun sequence genome and harbors:
- the LOC121543075 gene encoding protachykinin-like, with protein sequence MKRNNFTHSTSVTTMKIILLVMVFSLVLATVLCQKINFDDSWREDNETSKWPEILKRMTRKPDSRQFFGLMGKRGSAKSQVTRRRQKFESFVGLMGKRSSEEQGSF